tcccgctgttagccccagctgctgccaacctagcagttcggaaacatgcaaatgtgagtagatagataggtactgctccggtgggaaggtaacagcgctccatgcagtcatgccaatggccacatgatcttggaggtgtctacggacaatgctggcgcTTTGGCTTcaaaatggatatgagcaccaaaccccagagttgaacacgactagacttaatatcaggggaagaTCTTTATCTATTGAAGAAAATGAGCTTCTTTCCTCTTCCATGCGAGATAGGCTTTCTATGAAAGATTCATTTCCGGAACGACAGCTTCCATAATGTCTTAATATGCTGTGAATCGCCACAAGCTATGAGTGGTCAAACGACAGACACTGATGTGTAAACCTGGCCTTAGTTAGTCACCAAAGATGAATACATGGTGACTAGAGAAACTGATTTTGGTTGTTGGCTGAtgcttttttatatacagtagagtctcacttatccaacataaacgggccggcagaatgttggataagcgaatatgttggataataaggggagattaaggagaagcctattaaattaggttatgattttacaaattaagcaccaaaacatcatgtttaacaacaaatttgatagaaaaagtaattcaatatgcagcaatgctatgtagtaattactgtatttacgaatttagcaccaaaatatcatgatgtattgaaaacattgactacaaaaatgcgttggataatatagaacgttggataagcgagtgttggataagtgagactctactgtattactataatgttgttttattctgtctgtattgttgaattgcatttttatgtaattacattttaactgtttcgtttgggcatggccccatgtaagcctccccgagtcccttcagggagatggaggcagggaacaaaaataaagttgttattattattattattattattattattattattattattattattattaggcggAAAGTGACTGTGGCATGTCTTCTCACCATAGGCAGGAGCTGGGATTAAGAGGAGTGTTTTTTTCTGAGTatcaaaaagagatcagattggggtgcagtgtatgggagacgaggatagttgatgcCTAGATCTATAGTTAAGCTACTTTGGCACTAAGCAGGCAAATACctgtatttctgtattttattttaagtatactagatgtatgttgtatgttgtgtttgtactgtctgttcttgataaggccaactggctaatcaatacatTGTTGTTGAGTATCAAACATGGCTCACTCACAGCATCTTCTAATTTCCATCAACAGGGAAAGCTGGAAGACGGGACAGAGTTTGACAGCAGCCTGGCTCGCGGCCAGCCCTTTGTCTTCTCCTTGGGGACCGGACAAGTCATTAAAGGCTGGGATCAGGGCCTGCTTGGGTAAATGCGGCTTCCCATTGGGTGCCTGGGGAGGCATGGGGAATCCTGGTGGGAGGGCTTTATTTACCAGTCGACTGATGGAAGCAGATGTGTAATGATgatccaagagacctcacaatctctgaggaagcctgccatagatgtgggtgaaacgtcaggagagaatgcttctgaaaaatgCCCAgatatcccagaaaactcacagcaacccagtgattccagccatgaaagccttcgacaacataatgcTCTCTCTGTTTTTTTCTAGGATGTGTGAGGGCGAGAAGAGGAAGTTGGTGATTCCATCAGAATTAGGTGAGAGGCCACATGGAATTGTGATTGTGGGGATTGTCAGtgctcttcctcttttgcttAAATAACCATTGCTTGCCTTCAAACTCTATCTTTGAAATTACCTTTCTTGTGTTTCCTTCTCTCACAGGTTATGGGGACCGAGGGGCACCACCCAAAATCCCTGGTAAGCTTCACgtgtctttccttcttttttttttcacaatCGCTCCCGCACACTGGTTGGCATTCAGGATCTGTATGATAGATTCAAAGGTGTAGTATGTGGGTCAGTCTCGTGTAGTACTATACTGTGCTGGGTTACATGGGAtcgctggaatttatagttcacctacaatcaaagagcattccgaaCTTCAccaaccaaacttggctcacagaactcccatgattgataggaaatactggaagggtttgctggGCATTGGAagtttgagtttgggagttgtagttcacctacatccagactcaaacaatgatggatctggaccaaacttggcaccagtactcaatatgtccaaatgtgaacactggtggagtttggggaaaatttaccttgacatttgggagttgtagctgctgggatttatagtttatctACAATCAAAGTGCCCCTTGGACCCCaacaacgatagaattgggccaaacttggtacacaaaaTATTGGAGGGTTTTGGGTTCCTATGATcatcagaaatatattttttctgaCAGTTCTTTGCGACCTCCCTGAAAACTTTGTGACTCCCAGGTTGAGAGACACTGATATacactcctttcttcttttctctctcgtTCTCCTTTTTCCCCAGGTGGGGCAACGTTAATTTTCGAAGTGGAACTGCTGAAGATTGAGCGGCGGCAGGAATTGTAGCTTCGGCAGATGGGAGGGACgtgagagtgagtgagtgagcggcATGAGAGGAATCTGAACAAGCGACTCAGGATTTGTTTGTTGTGGATGGGCCAAATAAAAGCACAGACCAGACGTGTCCTCTCTCTGTGAGGGCTGGGTGTCCGGGCCGCATGGGTGGAGTGTCCTTGGCTGCGTATTGAAGCCTGTCGGATTCCCTTTGGTATCCCTGACTCGCAGGTGCTTCCAGCATCAGTTCCTATTCTCTTGGGAGACCGGCCTTCTCATACACACCACCCGACAGTCCTTCACCCTCCTCCTGCCCAAAAGAAACCCAAAAGAACTCAGGGAAAAGGGAAGGATTCTTGGCCACTCCTGAGTTTAAAATCCCAACAGTAAACTTAAGTTGGGActaaattgctgtgagttttctgggctgtctggccatgttctagaagcattctctcctgatgttttgcccacatctatggcaggcatcctcagaggttgtgaggtctgttggaaactaggcaagtcgggtttatatatctgcagtaaTGTTCAGAATAAGAGAAGGaactattgttttttggaggcaagGGTTTtactatgtttactatgtttaactatgttgtgtggggttttttttttgacaattgaatgttttttatgttcattttggaaactgccctgagtcctcttgaggtgatggagtggtatataaataaagatgatgatgatgatgatgattgatacaacgacatagcatgacacagcaaacaagatagatatgctggatttcgtatcacaaaatcacaagtcgaacacttcccaagtatttaggaccatgtgatatattattattattattattattattattattattattattattattattattattattattgtgaatgttgcacttggccagcttggttagcattgaatggccttgcagccatttcctgcctaggggaatcctttgttaggaggtgttacctgttctgattttagagtattttaatactgggagccagattttgttcattttcatgagtatcaggcaggaagcagccaggctttgaagctgcaaggctaatcaaggtggccaattgctatattcacacttgcctcaaacagacaagagttctttctcccaccctggacattattctacagatatataaaccccacttgcctcgtttccaacagacctcacaacctctgaagatgcctgccataggtgtgggtgaaacgtcaggagagaatgcttccagaacatgttcaaacagcctggaaaaccctgGAAGACTATCTTTACTGCAGATGAATTTGTGATTAAGATGACTAAGAAAAAGATAGCTGCTTTAATATATATACAGTTCTGCTTAATGCAGGAGTAAGAACATTTGGCTTGGAATTGTTGAAATTACAGCCGCTCGTCCTTAGCAATTTGCCATGCTGGGTGGGGCTCATGGGAACTGTGGTTTCAAGTATCTGGAGGGCTGTGACTTCAATACTTACTGAGGCCTTGCTCtcaatccccacagggagaaaggcggattataaataataacaacaacaacaacacaacagccAGCAAgagtgtttgctgtggactcaccttgttttgtttctaataataataataataatataaaaaaatcaGGCAGGTGGGTATTTGTGGTTGAGAAATGGGGATTCTAACTGTATTGCGGAATTGCAGCCACACCCATTCGGGGCCTGAGAGCTGCAAGCCACAGCCCATCCCTGCAGTGAAAGCGCTTTACCCAGTTGGCACATGGAAAGGCGGGAGCATGACGGAGCTTGTGGGCACACCAGTGCGCTCTCGGAAAGCCTGCCAACCAAAGGGTGGTGTCCGTAAGCATCTTGAgtttggaagaggatgggaaaGGCCTGCCAGCCACGTGGAGGAGCCAGTGAGGAGCTGGCTCTGCGAGGCCAGGGCGGGTGACTTCATGCAGGAAATGCGGAGCCTGATTAGTTCCAGGCCCCAGAAGACATTCTTTCCTCGCTGAGTTCAGCCACAAACCGGGAGAGGTGGAGCTCCTGAAGCCCCACTGGGAGAGTTGCTAACTGGGGGATTTGGGGCTCCGTACAGGCCTGCAGctgcctttcccttctctttaaTAACTATCAAGTCAGAAGCGAAGTGATATAAATATAGTTAATAAAGTTaagaacttggcattatgctagattttctttgaccacttggagtgcctctagtgtcgctgtgagaaggttctccattgtgcatgtggcggggCTAAGGCTGCGTTGTAgttagtggtctgtggtttgctcttctccgcactcgcatgtcgtggactctactttgtggccacatttcttaaggttgactctgAATGTCGTCCCAGAGCCTTCCAGgtcgctcagtcttctgtgtgccctggcgggagtctctcatccagtctcaCCCACTGATTGAAGttttgggttttaacctgccacttttagactctTGCTTGAAGTATGCCTgcgaatgtctctgtagatgtctccgttaggaagctatttcttaatgtaaggcattggcttgctggctgataaccAAACAGGATGGATTGGAgctgtcactgccttggtcctttcattgctggctgctacatcccgacagatgtcaggtggtgcagtaccagctaagcagtataatttctccagcggtgttgggcgtagacatcctggtAGGAATGTGCATTAGGTAAAGCATCCCTGAGCAACAAGCTGGGTCCTGTCTGTGCAAGAGTATGGAGCGATTCTTTCTCTTGGGTTATCTGTCGTTCATCAGTTTCTCACCCTGCATATATTATCCTGTAAGGTACCAaaggggagcccccagtggtgcagtgggttaaactgttgagctgctaaacttgctgactgaaaggtcagtggctcAAATcggggagctcccgctgttagccccagcttctgccaacctagcagttcgaaaacatgcagatgtgagtagatcaataggtactgctctggtgggaagttaacagtgctccatgcagtcatgccagtggccgcatgacctaggaggtgtctacggacaacgccggctcttcagcttagaaatagagatgagcaccaacccctggaatcagtcacgactggacttaactttgTTCACTttaaagtgaacaaaatctggctactagtattaaaacactctaaaatcaggacagtaaataagggccagctaacacctcccaacaaaggattcccccagacaggacgcacccaggctttgaagctgcaaggccattcaatgctaatcaagctggccaatggcaacattcatacttgcctccgacaagagttctttctcccactcgacattattccatatacagtagagtctcacttatccaacactcgcttatccaacgttctggattatccaacgcatttttgtagtcaatgttttcaatatatcgtgatattttggtgctaaattcataaatacagtaattactacatagcattactgagtattgaactactttttctgccaaatttgttgtctaatatgatgttttggtgcttcatttgttaaatcataacctaatttgatgtttaataggcttttccttaatgcctccttattatccaatatattcgcttatccaacattctgccggcccatttatgttggataagtgagactctactgtatcgtgatattttggtgctaaattcataaatacagtaattactacatagcattactgagtattgaactactttttctgccaaatttgttgtctaatatgatgttttggtgcttcatttgtaaaatcataacctaatttgatgtttaataggcttttccttaatgcctccttattatccaatatatttgcttatccaacattctgccggcccatttatgttggataagtgagactctactgtatcgtgatattttggtgctaaattcataaatacagtaattactacatagcattactgcgtactgaactgctttttctgtcaaatttgttgtaaaacatgatgttttggtgcttcatttgtaaaatcataacctaatttgatgtttaataggcttttccttaatgcctccttattatccagcatatttgcttatccaacattctgccggcccatttctgttggataagtgagactctactgtatatacacccCACATGCTTCATTCCtgcagacctctgaacaaacctctgaggatgcctgccacaggtgcaggtgaaacgtcttgaacatggccttacagcccagaaaactcacagcaacccagtgattctggccatgacagccttcgacaacacacaggtCAATCTCTAGCAATCCCACTGTCACATCATGCGTATATCTCTGTATCAAAATTCCCTTTTCtcattttgtatgtgtttaatcTAGAAGCAGAAACCAGGCTCTTGTTCTCAAAGCatctttattaaatttatataaaaacacaataattaaaaaaaaacccaaacatcctaaaaaaaaacaaaaggaaatgcaAGTTCCTACTATACCACCTCCCGCTCCCCGGAGAACACATGTTCCTCGCCCTGCCCTCTTTTACTCCACTTGGAAGTTGGGGATAAACGAAGAGGAACAGGTCGATATTGCTAAAAAGGTGTCCGGATGGGTTTGATTATCAAAGCATTCCGAAAAGGAGTGTCTCCCCCCGCTCTCGCAAATGATTCTCCGCCAGATCGGTTGAAAGCGCCCCATCCCTCTTCCGACCCGGCAGAGCCAGAGTCCCAATGGCAACCTCCCCAAAGAGGAAGAGAGGGCCGCCGCGATGGAAAGGTCGCTGAACGGATTCACTTCTTCTGCGGGGTGCTTAGTTTCTGCATTCCACGGATCTTATCTAGCAAGTCGGCCACAAAAACCTAGAAGGCGGGGGAAAGGGAGGCGTCACAAAAGAACGGCACGACTGCCAGGAACGATGTTATCATAATACAAGAAACTAGCTACCCCCAACTTCTGCAGCATCCGAAACCTGCTACCATATCATATCTTCCAATTTAGAACGCAGGAAATACAGCTTTAAGCACCTCCACAAACAAGACGTTTTAGCAGATGTTGAAGACAAGAAACACGGAGCCAAATATCACTACACACAGTTGGGGAGCAAGGAAGGTGGTGCTACCAGGAGtttgcaaacttgggccctccagatgttttggacttcaactcccagcattcctagcagcctaccggctgttaggaatgctgggagttgaagtccaaaacatctggagggcccaagtttgcaaaCTCCTGGTAGCACCACCTCTCTTGCTCTGCAGGCACTGGATAGAAAAGGGCTTTGCCGTGGGGAAAAAAAGAGGGAGACACTCACCTCTGTGGGTTTGTAACAGTCGACGAGAAgttcctgttttgggaaaaaggcAGAGGGAAATTTAGTCTCTCCCAGGTCTTGTTCCCCCCCTCAGtcatattttttttgttaaataaatttttattggtgCTTTTCAACATAaagttaaaatagaaaaaaatatattacagcaagtggaagaagaaaaaggagatagagagaaaaaacaactaataatagtaataataattttttaaaaatcagtcatATTTTGACTGATCTCAATGTTCATATTATAACAATGCTGTGCCAGCTTGGTATTTTGTAACCGAACAAAAGGCATAATGTTATATAAAATGAGGATACTGTAAAATTatacacaagggccatctagtccaaccccttgccttacagcagtggttctcaaccttttttttttttttgaccagagaccactccaACACTAGTACCAAAagtgttacgaatcagttttgggtcaactttagattccgtTTGGTTAttttggtgctgattcagaaaattgcactggatagaccacattgggagccccaggtggcacagcgtgttacagcactgagctgctgaacttgcagactgaaaggtcgcaggtttgaatccgggaagcagagtgagTGCGGACTCgtataaagcagaaaacctgggatcagattctgggatataggacctgtctggaagggcccccagactcAAAATTGATGGGGTACGGCTCTTTCTAAGAAGGGACTTTTTCCCATTCAATAGCCCTGTTTCATTTGCTCCTACCTTCACCCTGGCGCTCCGAGACTCgtcgctttccatgtccaggagTTCGTCAACATCTATTTCTAATTCTGGTATCTCTTCTTCCTGTAAAAAACAAACCAAGGAGGGTGAGAGAAAGCCTATAATTCTTTTTTCAAAAGCTCAAGTGAAGCTGGACCTCGGCTATAAATGATGGAacgatgtccagggtggaagaaagaactcttgcctgttggaagcaattgtgaatgttgcaattaatcaccttgattagcattgaaaagccttgcagcttcaatgcctggctgattcctgcttggggaaatcctttgttgggagatgttaactggtcctgattgttttatgcctggaattcccctgtttgtcCATGCTTatggacaatttcatcagaaattGAGAAAAACACTGTCAGGGGTGCTCTGaaggtgattttcctgcttcttggcagggggttggacccatgaggtctcttccaactctatgattctatagaaaatgaacaaaatctggttcccagtatttaaaaactctaaaatcaggacagtaaataaagaacaaccctctgaaaatgggaaatccagggatgacacaatcagggccagctaacacctcccaacaaaggattcccccaggtgggaatcagccaagctttgaagctgtaggttcgaatccagggagcggagtgagcatgcgctgttagccccagctcctgccaacctagcagttcgaaaacatgcaaatgtgagtagatcaataagtaccgctctggcgggaaggtaatggcgctccatgcagtcatgccagtggccgcatgacctaccgtgtttccccgaaaataagacagtgtcttatattaattttttctcccaaagatgctctaggtcttattttcaggggatgtcttatttttccatgaagaagaattcatatttattgttgaacaaaaaaaattaacatttattatatactgtacagtagttgtcatcataaaccagcataaccagacaaactgaatcctatcaagaatttattgttactaccaatatttccatgtacaacactttatggtacatacatttaccaatcctgcatgctctggtgttgtgttcggcgggcatgcttccaaagaataacgttgctaggtcttactttcaggggaggccttatatttagcaattcagcaaaacctctactaggtcttattttctggggatgtcttattttaggggaaacagggtaggaggtgtctacggacaacgccggctcttgggcttagaaatggagatgagcaccaacccgcagagtcggacacgactgaacttaatgtcaggggaaaacctttaccacaaAATTTTGCAAAAATATTTCCCAAATTGATACTTACTTGCCTGTGAACTAATATCAATCAATACCAAGCTGATGCACCaccaaaagcaaaccagtggaAACACTCCTCGTGGCCACTATAAGCCCTGATCTCGCATGGCGCATGCTGGGAATTGGCTTGACCCACACCCCCCTCGGCCTCCATTGAGCCCTTTTCTGACAGGAGAGAAACAAGGAAAGCCATTGAAGGCTGTTAAGCCGCAGAGGTATGTTTCCAGCGGGCGGAATGGGGACAAAGGTAACCAGGTCACCCGCCCCCTCCCTTCCCAAGGCTGGCATTTATGACTTCCCTGGCTAATAGTCAACCACTGTGCATTTGGAAAGAGGAGAGGCGGCTTCAGCAAGCTATCTAAGCCTTTTGGCAGTCTTGACCAGCTACTACCATTCTATTAGCCAGCTCCGAGATGAGGCCCATATGGCCGGCTAAATCCCCCCACCAGTCCCACTATTTAGGGGCCGGGCAGGCCGGCTGCCAGATGGCACTGGGGACGCCATGAGACAGACGAAAAGTTGAGACTGCCACTACGAAACAAAAATAGACTCAAGCCTTGGGTTCAAATCTTGATTCACTAACCAGAGTTCCTTCTCTATACACAGAGTTTAGGCCAGGATGGAAAAAAACCACCGTCACCGGCCTTCCCTCCCTGTTTGTAACCTAATCTCATTAGGTCTTAAGTGTTAGGCAATGAGACTCTTACAGGGTTAAGAAGCACACAGAGAGAGGGGAGGAAAACGGCATCCGTTCAGGCAGCTGCGGAGAAGCGACAGCTGCACCCACAGCCAGGGGCCATTCTTCCCAGTCCAGAAACAACCCCAAATGGGAGCAAAATGTGCCTGGATACAATACAGTCCTACACACACCGCACTGGAGATAATATTCCAGACCAGAGGAAAGACAGGGGAGGCCTGGGGAGTAGGAGTAAGGGGGACGTCTGGGACATGGGGTTCTCCAGCATTGCTCACTGGGGCCCAAAGAAACCAGGCCAAAAGGGCTGCCCACTTCATGACCTTAAGTGACCTTCACTGCAGGGACACAAAGCAGGGAATGTGGCCACCCCCTTTTCAGCATTTAGGATGGAAAAGGAAGAATTAATAGGGACTTGTAGGATCTTGGGGTAAGAGGGAagagcatgttgttgttgttatgtttaatatgttgaaggctttcatggccagaatcacagttgGACccccataaaggtaaaggtttcccctgatattaagtccaatcgtgtccaactctgggggttggtgctcatctccatttctaagccaaagagttggtgtatttattattattattattattattattattattattattattattatttagtaaaggtaaaggtttcccctgacgttatgtccagtcgtgtccgactctgagggttggtgctcatctccatttctaagccaaagagctggtgtaacttttattattattattatttagtaaaggtaaagttttcccctgacattttgtccagtcgtatccgactctgaggtttggtgctcatctccatttctaagccaaacagccggcgttgtccatagacacctccaaggtcatgtggccagcatgactgcatggagcgccgttaccttcccactggagcggtacctattgatctactcacattgacatgttttcgaactgctaggttggcagaagctggggctaacagggggagctcacttTGCTGCCCAGATCTGAACTGCcagtctttcggtcagcaagttcagcagctcagtggttcaacccGCTGCCccaccagataataataataatgtccgacacgctcactctgctccctggattttaacctgggatcttttcgtctg
The Anolis carolinensis isolate JA03-04 unplaced genomic scaffold, rAnoCar3.1.pri scaffold_14, whole genome shotgun sequence genome window above contains:
- the fkbp2 gene encoding peptidyl-prolyl cis-trans isomerase FKBP2 isoform X3 — encoded protein: MQVNLGAALLSFALWALCSPVLSSEGKRKLQIGVKKRVDNCPIKSRKGDVLHMHYLGKLEDGTEFDSSLARGQPFVFSLGTGQVIKGWDQGLLGMCEGEKRKLVIPSELGYGDRGAPPKIPGGATLIFEVELLKIERRQEL